A portion of the Candidatus Pristimantibacillus lignocellulolyticus genome contains these proteins:
- a CDS encoding isoprenyl transferase, translated as MSEDALKSDNIPVHIAIIMDGNGRWAKKKGLPRIAGHRSGMKTVKRITMAASSLGVKYLTLYAFSTENWKRPKEEVEFLMKLPQQFLESEIEELMENNVQVRMMGDGENLPIHTRTAVEEAMRKTANNTGLVLNFALNYGGRLEIIEAVKQVAAQVVNKEIKLDDIDEEIFSSYMQSQLMPDPDLLIRTSGEVRLSNFMLWQLAYSEFYFTDVYWPAFTEEHFTAAIQEYQRRARRFGGV; from the coding sequence ATTTCAGAAGATGCCCTGAAATCCGATAATATTCCAGTTCACATTGCTATTATTATGGATGGTAACGGACGATGGGCTAAGAAAAAGGGACTTCCTCGAATTGCGGGACATCGTTCCGGTATGAAGACAGTGAAGCGTATTACGATGGCAGCTAGCAGTCTAGGTGTGAAATATTTAACGTTGTATGCTTTTTCTACTGAAAATTGGAAGCGCCCAAAAGAAGAAGTTGAATTTTTGATGAAGTTACCTCAACAATTTCTCGAAAGTGAAATCGAAGAGTTAATGGAAAATAATGTTCAAGTGCGTATGATGGGTGACGGAGAAAACCTTCCTATTCATACAAGAACAGCTGTAGAAGAAGCGATGCGAAAAACGGCTAATAATACTGGACTAGTGTTAAACTTTGCACTTAATTACGGCGGAAGACTTGAAATTATTGAAGCTGTAAAACAGGTAGCTGCTCAAGTAGTGAATAAGGAAATTAAACTTGATGATATTGACGAGGAAATTTTCTCCTCATATATGCAATCACAGCTAATGCCAGATCCAGATTTGCTAATTCGTACTAGTGGTGAAGTTAGATTAAGTAACTTTATGCTATGGCAATTGGCTTACAGCGAATTTTACTTCACAGATGTATATTGGCCTGCGTTTACTGAAGAGCATTTCACTGCAGCAATACAAGAATATCAACGGCGCGCTCGTCGTTTTGGCGGTGTGTAG
- a CDS encoding 1-deoxy-D-xylulose-5-phosphate reductoisomerase has product MKKISLLGSTGSIGTQTLDVVEQHPDKFEIIALSAGSNIERLITQAQKFQPKVISVATKELAEQLKLHIPPHIKVVYGEEGLIEVATVSDAEIVVTAILGSRGLPATLAAIEEGKTIGLANKETLVTAGHIVMERAKEKGVSILPIDSEHSAIFQCLNGESISSIDHITLTASGGSFRDFTREQLANVTVEQALNHPNWSMGAKITIDSATMANKGLEVIEAHWLFNLSYDQIKVIIHPESIIHSYVEFNDRSVIAQLGMPDMRVPIQYALTYPDRIPTRTERLDLASISRLNFRQMDFERYPMLRLAFECGRAGLSAPTVYNAANEIAVERFLRGEISFIAIEHVVESVLSQHHSCKVDSIEAIIAVDQEARLIAARI; this is encoded by the coding sequence TTGAAAAAAATTTCACTACTAGGATCGACAGGATCAATTGGTACGCAAACTTTAGATGTTGTAGAACAGCATCCAGATAAATTTGAAATTATTGCACTTTCTGCTGGTAGCAATATTGAAAGATTAATTACACAAGCACAAAAGTTTCAACCGAAAGTAATAAGCGTTGCAACGAAAGAACTTGCAGAGCAATTGAAATTACATATTCCTCCTCATATTAAAGTTGTGTATGGAGAAGAAGGCTTAATAGAGGTGGCGACAGTTTCGGATGCTGAAATCGTTGTTACTGCTATTCTAGGAAGCCGTGGGTTGCCTGCTACTTTAGCAGCGATAGAAGAAGGTAAGACAATCGGACTTGCTAACAAAGAAACGCTTGTAACGGCAGGACACATCGTTATGGAGCGTGCTAAAGAAAAAGGGGTTTCGATTTTACCGATTGATAGCGAACATTCTGCTATTTTTCAATGCCTTAACGGTGAATCGATAAGTAGCATTGATCATATTACACTTACAGCTTCAGGCGGCTCTTTCCGTGATTTCACTAGAGAGCAACTAGCGAATGTAACAGTGGAACAAGCATTGAATCATCCGAATTGGTCAATGGGTGCAAAGATAACGATTGATTCCGCTACTATGGCTAATAAAGGTCTTGAAGTCATTGAAGCTCACTGGTTATTCAATCTTAGCTACGATCAGATTAAAGTCATTATACATCCAGAAAGTATTATTCATTCTTATGTTGAATTCAATGATCGGAGTGTCATTGCTCAACTAGGAATGCCTGATATGAGAGTGCCGATTCAGTATGCATTAACTTATCCAGATCGGATTCCGACTCGTACTGAACGATTGGATTTAGCCTCTATAAGTAGACTTAATTTCCGCCAAATGGATTTTGAGCGATATCCAATGTTAAGATTAGCTTTTGAATGTGGAAGAGCTGGTTTATCTGCTCCTACTGTTTATAATGCTGCGAATGAAATTGCAGTTGAGCGCTTCTTACGTGGGGAAATATCGTTTATTGCCATTGAACATGTTGTTGAGTCTGTTCTCTCACAACATCATAGCTGCAAAGTTGATAGTATTGAGGCCATCATTGCTGTCGATCAAGAAGCAAGATTAATTGCCGCGCGAATTTAA
- a CDS encoding phosphatidate cytidylyltransferase, protein MKQRIVTGLLFGAFFIGLLIVGGPLYSSLVLLMAIIGLFEFSRMNKISWSNPIHLISIIALLAFVFPFEHYGVKWISEQTIIWLLMFILFAFTVLSKNKYTIDEVAVGFLGTVYIGFGFASMIEVRLLEFNGLWWSILAFCVIWASDIGAYFFGRALGKHKLWPLISPNKTVEGAIGGVISSVIVAVIFAAFAPELIEIWRAVLIGIVAAVTGQFGDLIQSAYKRVRGIKDMGNIMPGHGGIIDRTDSWIIVFPILVLTQLIPV, encoded by the coding sequence ATGAAGCAAAGAATTGTTACTGGTCTATTATTTGGTGCTTTTTTTATTGGTTTATTAATTGTAGGTGGTCCATTATATTCATCATTAGTTCTACTCATGGCTATAATCGGATTATTTGAATTCAGTCGAATGAATAAAATCAGCTGGAGTAACCCCATACATCTCATATCAATAATAGCTCTCTTGGCATTTGTATTCCCATTTGAACATTATGGAGTGAAATGGATTAGTGAACAAACGATCATATGGTTACTGATGTTTATTTTATTTGCGTTTACGGTATTATCTAAAAATAAGTATACGATTGATGAAGTAGCCGTAGGTTTTTTAGGTACAGTTTACATAGGCTTCGGCTTTGCGTCGATGATCGAAGTTCGTCTGCTTGAATTTAATGGCTTGTGGTGGAGTATTCTAGCGTTTTGTGTAATATGGGCTTCAGATATTGGAGCGTATTTCTTTGGACGTGCATTAGGGAAACATAAATTATGGCCATTAATTAGTCCTAACAAGACAGTCGAAGGAGCAATAGGCGGTGTAATTAGTTCCGTTATTGTTGCTGTCATTTTTGCTGCTTTTGCTCCTGAATTAATTGAAATATGGCGTGCTGTACTGATTGGTATTGTCGCTGCCGTAACCGGACAATTCGGTGATTTGATCCAATCAGCGTACAAGCGTGTTCGAGGAATTAAGGATATGGGAAATATTATGCCAGGTCATGGCGGGATAATTGATCGCACGGATAGCTGGATTATTGTTTTTCCGATATTAGTGTTAACACAACTTATTCCTGTCTAA
- the rseP gene encoding RIP metalloprotease RseP → MQMIQTVLLTVLVFFVIVTIHEWGHYYFAKRAGILVREFAIGFGPKLFSFKRGETKFTLRLVPAGGYVRMAGEDPEIVEVQTGQTIAVRLKDGVVHRIYLDRLDERSEAIRGEVLSVDLERQLHIDLDIDGEVEKYSIHPQALVIARGNETQIAPIDRHFSSKTVGKRAMAIFAGPMMNFILAFVLFLVYVQMAGIKDSILVGDIPIQESPAAKANLHVGDKIISVNGEVIGADFSKMIDIIAVNSNKPLDIQIERDGVAQNIQVTPLPDEAGDGKIGVIPSYGTRSAGFSETFTEAGTIMKDMTVMIFDGLKMLVTLQFDLDDLGGPVRTAEFTAEVAQQGIVQLTSWTAVLSLYLGIFNLLPVPALDGSRLLFIGLEAIRRKPINPNKEAFVHFIGFAMLMLLMLVVTYNDILRLIRGE, encoded by the coding sequence ATGCAAATGATTCAAACGGTGCTATTAACGGTATTAGTGTTTTTCGTAATTGTAACGATTCATGAATGGGGCCATTATTATTTTGCAAAGCGTGCGGGGATTTTAGTAAGAGAATTCGCGATTGGCTTTGGTCCTAAATTGTTCTCGTTCAAACGTGGTGAGACGAAGTTTACGCTTCGTTTAGTTCCTGCTGGTGGCTATGTTCGTATGGCTGGTGAAGATCCTGAAATCGTTGAAGTACAGACGGGGCAGACGATAGCTGTAAGGTTAAAAGATGGAGTAGTACATCGTATCTACCTTGATCGTCTAGATGAACGTAGTGAAGCCATTCGTGGAGAAGTACTTTCAGTGGATTTAGAGCGCCAACTTCATATTGATCTTGATATTGATGGTGAAGTAGAGAAATATAGCATTCATCCACAAGCATTAGTTATTGCCAGAGGTAATGAAACGCAGATTGCCCCAATAGATCGTCATTTTTCTAGTAAAACAGTAGGCAAACGTGCTATGGCTATATTTGCTGGGCCGATGATGAACTTTATACTAGCATTCGTTTTATTTCTAGTTTATGTTCAGATGGCTGGAATTAAGGATAGCATTTTAGTTGGCGATATTCCTATACAAGAATCGCCAGCTGCTAAGGCAAATTTGCATGTTGGAGATAAAATAATTTCCGTAAATGGTGAAGTTATTGGCGCTGATTTTAGTAAAATGATTGATATTATTGCTGTGAATTCTAATAAACCATTAGATATTCAAATTGAACGTGATGGTGTAGCACAAAATATTCAAGTGACTCCACTTCCTGATGAAGCTGGTGATGGTAAAATCGGTGTTATTCCAAGCTATGGCACACGTTCTGCTGGTTTTAGTGAAACATTTACAGAAGCAGGCACAATAATGAAAGATATGACCGTTATGATCTTTGATGGTTTAAAGATGCTGGTCACTCTTCAATTTGATTTAGATGATCTAGGTGGCCCAGTCCGAACAGCTGAATTTACGGCTGAAGTTGCTCAACAAGGAATTGTGCAGTTGACGAGTTGGACTGCAGTTCTTAGTTTATACTTAGGGATATTTAATTTGTTACCGGTCCCAGCATTAGACGGTAGCAGATTGTTATTTATAGGATTAGAAGCTATTCGTCGTAAACCAATTAATCCGAATAAAGAGGCTTTTGTTCACTTTATCGGATTTGCGATGTTAATGTTATTAATGCTAGTCGTAACATATAATGATATTTTGAGATTAATTCGAGGGGAGTAA